CTAGATCGATAccgtaagctctgataccatgttaaagtGCAGCATCATCAAAAGAGGCAACAAAGTCAAATAACCATATTTGGTTATTTGACTTATTGGGATCAGATTCTAGCTTCATCATTTCCCACTTTAAAGTCACAAGGGTCAAATAAATGCCAAGAATAACAGCTCAAAAGCTTGCATATTGGGAGTCCCAAGAGCATAATTGGTTTATACCAACTTGGAGCCTACCCACTTGAGGATTTAGCCGTTATGTGTTGTGTGTATATAACACTTAATAGTATGGAGCTAGAAATCAATTCAAGCTTGTATCAAATAATCATCTAATCAATACAAACGATCAATTTCTTATTTTAACAAATACTGGATTCAGAATGATTTGATCGTGTGTTGATGATTTGGGTGATTATGATAGGTTCGAGATGGTTAAGTCCGTTGACGAGTATTAAAGCGTGAAGTTGATTTACTTGTTTGATAGTTAATGATAAATTTAACATGGATGTGACTTTGGAAACCAACATTGTGATTCTATCTAGTTTAGATGGTTTAAAAGGATTTCGTAACTTGAGTGTCATTGATTAAAGTAAATGCTAGCGGCTTATCAGTGGTTCAGGCAATTCGTCGAACAGGTTACAGGCAAAACAAGAGATCATAAATATAATTATCTGGTTAATATCAAAAGTTTAAAATGATCGAAGAATGTACGGAAACTAGAAACGAAATGGTGAGGAGATTTTGAGTAAAGTAAAAGCTTGGTGACACGGAGTGAAACAAATGGGCGACGGTCATGACGGTAGACGGTGGTGCATGGCATTGAGTTCTGAAGCCACTTCGGTGAAACTATTACCCAAATGTTTATTTGGGCTTCGAGGCTTTGATAATGAACCTAGTAGAGTAGGCACGATTAATCTTTTACAAGTACTTATATAAAACTTTTCTCGagtttttttataagctaaaaggaAAGGATTAGAATGGATAAAATACTAATCAATAattcttgagttttttttttttttttttaataaggaAAGAGTGGAGAGAAAAGGGTTTGAAAGGGAAATATATGAGCTTTTTACATAGATTACAATCACTTCAATTTTGAGATGATTGGAATGGAAAACAAATATAAGAACCATTATACCCATTAACCCTATTACTCGTGATTTCTCAAATACGTGGTCTTCTACAATATATAACTGCAGCGGAGCTCGATCAAGTAATACTACATGtcaaaataattttacaatattATATTAAATGGTATATGCGGTATATCTACTGTAGATGATTTAAGAAGCttataaatctttttttttttttttttcaaaatctttATTCTTTGTGCATCAACGATGCTTTAGCATCATACAGTCACACATGAACTTGTATATACAATTACAATACTGTATTATATTTGCTTGTTAATTCTTGTCTTTTGACTAAAAGTCAACATATATTTTGATACATGACTAGATCAGTAAAAAGTTTGTGTATGGATCGAATCACCGAAATAGATTTCTCAGTTGTTATGCATCTTTATTTATATCTTGACTTCAATTTTAATTTGAGATTCTGAATTACTAATTTGCTTTCATAAAAAGGGTACAATTGTAAAGTTGTATATTCTAATTATTTTCCATTTCATTACCTTCAACTCAACTCGAGAATACATCAAACATATTTTATATTACTTTCTTTTCTATCATTATTCTCCCCTTCCCTATCCACTCCATTCTTTACCTATCCTCGGGATCATTTAAGCTTGTGGATCATGAAGATGATCTAGAGTACagaatgtcattcaaaacttattTATCGCCGGAAAGGTAGATAAGAAGAACGGTTATGCGAACCCGAGCAACAACACTTCTTCGGGGTTGACAAAGCATGGGATGACCAACGAGGCTTTTGCGGCTTTTCATAATATGATGACATGTATATCCGAGAGTGAACTGGGTACGGTTTCTTCCGAAATCCCGTGTCCGCCGGCTAGGAACAAGAATCACCAAAAAACGTAAAGAGAAAGTGGTTTAAGGGGCTGAAATGGCTAAATTCGGCGTGTCCATTAAGGGCATTTGAGTTCTTTTTTCGGTTTCATGTTTCTTGATTCGTTGTCATTTGGCGTTATTACTTCATTGTATCGTctaatttgtttttgtttttgtttggtTTTGGTTTAGGTTAAGTTAGGTTCGGTATAGATAATTCGTTTCGTAGCCGCTTCTAGGTACGAGCCTCACCGGGATCCTCTTTTGTACTTCTTGTTGAAttcgttttcttttcaaaaacgtTTTTTCGTTTTATAAAAGTTCTCGTTATCTTCcccaaaaaaaaatttattagtCGAGGTCTTTAAATTCGAATGTTTTGTTTTTACCTTCCGGAAAgcttaaatttaaattaaaatagaTCCCAAAATCTAAAAACATAACTGATGCAATTTCAACAATCTATTTGAATATATTCGACGATCAACTTCAAAAACAACTTTCAAATAACAACTGACACGGACACTTGCTATACTAAAAACAAACATTATACAATCAATCCAAACAATAATCATTGAGACATCCAGACCACCGCGTTTTCACAAACCTTGAACCAAGCAAAACAATAGAAAACTGAACGTCGAAAAGCAATACACGACGTGATAAATCCGAATGCATCCCAAACCAAGAATGCTCCCAACATAGATACTCTCCGCCTAACACCTATACACAAAACCGGGCGAACACTTAGTTATGACGACAATAAAACAATGTGTGTATCGAGAAAGCAAAACCTTGAAGACTCGACCAGGTGGTGCTTCAATGAGAGAACCGTAAAGGCAAGACCGAACCGAAAACACATGGGGAGAAATCGTGAATAACACCAAATAACTGTGAGTTAACCAAACCCCGCGAATGCTGATAAAATAATTAACAAGCAACATAAAGTAACCATTACCTAAATCCACCTGAATCGCACCACTAAAACCCACACGATTCACCCCCTAATCGCAGCCAGCAACAATCCCAATTAACTAGATCATGAAACAAAATTCCGAGAAAACAAAGTATTATTTAGATTCGTCTATCGAAATTTACTAAACTCCCTTCTTAATATATACGGAAATGTTTTTAATTAATAGATACtgattttatttcattttatttatttaatttttcgacTTGCTTTACGAGCAGACTAATCTCATGGATGACACTACGTCACTATGAGGGTTTTTTCTTTGTTGTTGTTAAACATCCCGAAACTTTAATCCTACTTAAGAGGTCAGGTCATATCACTTTGTACGTAGTTTTAAAATAAAGGATTTTCTAACATCATGTCTTAATAAAAATATATTGGATTTATCTTATTATCTACTATCGTTAACGTACATAAAAAGTTTTGTATATCTTAGTGACCGTCACTTTAAAGTCAATATATAACCATTACTTGCAAAAACTTTTATACATGTTGATAACAGTTCTTATGACTATTGTTAGATAAATCGATATATAACTTTAAAGAAACTGCTACAAAATAATTCCATATCATATTCCTATATCCTTATATATCTAAAGTATGACTCCATATTTTAGTCAAGGTTAGCTAGTATTTCATATTATCATTATGGGTCCATTTAATCAATCAATCAACTACATCATTACTAAAGAGTTTAAATTTACTAGCATCAAGGGCCAGTTTTCTAACTGAAGAAAACGAACCCAAAAGCCCTACACCTGTAAAAACAACCATAATCGTGTTGTTGATCCGATACGTGATGGAAGATCTCGACGGCTTGTAAGTCAAGTTGTAGAGAAGCATCGGAAGGATAAAATCGAGTGGAATAAAACCAAGAGCTCCAACCACACCATTAATGTCACCAAAAAAAGGCAACATTGCTGCAAAGAAACCACAAAAGATCATGTAAAGTGACCGCAAAATAATCCTTGGGATCAGGTTTCGTCTTGAGAAAATTCCTTGATTAATATCAGCTGATTTCGTTTCCATAATCTCATACGCCACTTGAGAGTAGACCTGTTTTTAAATATATTAGCAGTTCGCTTCATTCAtgtgaatagaccaaaaacaacaCTACAGTTGTTGGGTATGGGCAACTTAAACATGGCAAAAATATGGGCGGGTTAAGAAACGGGTCAAAACGGGCTGAGGTTAAAACTTGAAACAGGAGAAAACAGGTCACGATAGGTTGGTCGTAATTGTCTACACTTCCAGGGAAAAAAAAAACCCCTGATTACTCCTTTTTAAAAATAAACCGATCCAATTTTCCAAAATCCGTTAAATCAATCGGTTTACCGAGTCAAAATCGAATTTTTTGGGCAAAGTTAGTCAAAGTCAGAATTTGTGAACATTTTATTATGAATTTAAACTATAATTTTAAAGTTTTTaaacaaatgaacgattattcttaTGTTTTTAGACAATTACGTTAAAGTTTTATGTTTATGATTTTCTTGTATATTCACACGTGTAATTTTGAAATATATTATTTAAATGTATAAGAAGttcaatccgattaatccccgagttGTTGATTACTCTCTCTAAAGTCCCGACCGAGTACTCTCCGAATACCGAGTTTTGCAAACTTGATTGTCTATTTTTAACTAAAGGGTACGTGTGTACCAAGCCAATGGCGAAGAGTTGAAGAAGAACGAAAATAACTCCGAGTCCCAAAAGCCAAGTTGGCGCCAACGAAGGTCCTTCATCAGGCATTAGGCTCTTAAGAATGTTAGAATTAGCTTCGTTACCAAACACCAAGTAACCCGAAACCGCAGCTGAATAAAACGTCACGAAGATTACCGAGTAACACATCACAAGCCCCTTGAACATCTTCCCTCTAACTGGTGGGGCCAAAGTAGCCTGTAATTCAACTAATTTGTGACAAAACAGAATTTCAGAAATAAATcaagaatttttttatttttatttttaagaatGATACTCACTTGTATCTCTGGGACTATTCCATTACCAAAAATTGCAGCTAGTATGGAAATTGAGTTGAAGGCACTCATAACCTTTGAGAATTGTGAACCTTCTAAGGAGTAATCTTTTCGGGGTGCGTTTTTTGAGACGACTGCATATATACAAGCAGCGACAACAACTGACGTGTAGCCCAGACTTAAAATAAGTGAGCCCAGGTTCACATGTCTAAGCGAATGAAACGTAGGTAACTGAGACAAGAAGATCATGATCCCGGTTACTATTGCTATGAACTCCCATAGTTTCATTGGTCCACTCGGCGAAAGACTCGAATACATGATCTATGAAAACCAATGTCATGATTCAATATAGATCCATAGCAATCGATTTGAATGAAAGTTGACGGCTTGTTCGATTTTTGGCATACCTGAAGGCATTCTCCTGCAAGCAAGATAGCTCCAATGCTTATGCCGGTGTTTATAGTCGTTTGAATGAAAATCACAAAATAGTACATCCAACCTGACCCTAcacaaaaaaaaatatgataaaaaaaTGTCACATAACCAAAAGAGGTACTACTGGATGATGGTTTCATGAATATTTCAAGCAAGAGAATGTAATCAATAATCAACTGTAGTTAAGTTGTTTTAGAATTAATTAGGCTACTTTTAATGTTATATAATGTTAATGCATTCAATCAAGAATGTGATCATAAGTGAATAAAACCCATCTTCCACCATAATTAATTTGTATGAAAATGTATGCTCTTATGGTGACCCATACACACATGAAGAGACAAGATTGACTATTAAGATGACTTAAGAATGAAGTTCAACCTACACACATGCATGGTCCAGCTTGTAATCTAATCTAAACCACAAGATTGAAGGATCATCTTCCCAAAAGGCTAAGAAAACCTATTATTTAATTGAATGCACCTACAAATAATGACCCAACATTCAAAATGACCCCTGGACCACATAAGTCGATTTCGATTGTACGTTTATTCTAGTTCGTAAAAGTGGATGGAACCAAACTTTTATCTGGAAACAGTTTGAAAATCGCGAAATTGGTCTTAAATGCATAGAATTAAATATATCCAAAGAAAAATATAGCACTGTAAGATTTCATAATTTATAAAAGAAAGTATTCACTTTGGTGTCGTTTGTTTTTAGGTCTGCAGACCTTATTATATCTTATGTCTGCGTGCTCGCAGACGTTTTACTGCAGactgtttgtttttctgaagacataagataaaataatgtcttattttgTCTGCAatctcgcagacttagaaatgtaCTTCTAAGCGCTGCAGACAGAATTAAGttatcttcagacaaaaacatcttaaaaaacaaacaacaccatTCACTCTTCAACCCATACTAAAAGATTGGTACATATTTTGTCATTATTCCCCAGTTTGTAGTTTGGAATCATCTATTGATATGTTATGATTTTGTAACAATGTAACCTAACATGATTATTAGTGAATAGTCAATAACATCTTTGGGTCCTATCTTCTTAAATGATGACTTAGCCTATATATTCTTTACACGTGACTATCGAGTTAGGTGTGTTTGGATATACATAAACTCTGAATGAGTAAAGTCGTAATAGGTAATTTAGCGTTTGGTCATAGCTGATAAACATAAACACTAATTACTAATTACTTAAATCAAATTTAAAAGATAATATAAAACATATGGACGGCTAAAAacaggtggtgtacgaatcaacatccataatataaatataaatataaatataaatataattatcttaAACATAGGCGCTCAGTAAGAAATCTAATCTATGGCATCAATATGAAAAAACTCCCTACTAATAATAAGTACTAATAATAATCACCATAAAATAAAAATGCACCATAAAATAGGCAGTTAAATAATTAAACAGATAAACAAAATCTGAAATTTACCCAACACATCGGCGGCAAGTTCCCGGAACCGTATATGACGTCGGCCAGCGTTTTCACAATACTCAAGAACAAGTGACAttaaataataagaataaaaagTAACAACCGCCATAACCGTCAAACAAAACAATCCAACACCCCATCCTAAACCCCTTAACGCATAAGGCAACGTTAGTATCGTGGGGCCCACTATTGCCGTCGTCAAGTGAAAACCGGCGTGCCACCATTCACCTGTTATATAACCACCAAATTAAATAAAGTTTAAAATTTCTTAGTATAAGACTTGCAATAAAACATGGGTTGTGATCAGACTTGTTAAATTTAACGAAAAATGTAAACtttttttactttatatatatttttaccttTGGATTCGAGGACGAAAGCTGCACCGGCATCTGGCGGTTGGGTGTGTTTATTTTCCGGTGTATTGGAAGCTTCCATGATTATTGGATAAGATAAACATGAATGAATTTGTAATTATAGGGATCGTTACGATGGTGATGATATGCAGGATCATAGATATGTGAAGATGACGTCAGTAGATGTCGATGGGTATAGGAGGAGGCGCAAACACTCAACCTGTATACTCGAGTTATTATTTTTAGGACTAAAATCGAAATAAAAATAAACATATAGTTATGGTGGCCGCGGTTACATGCCATGGTCATTTAGTTTTATTGGTAGATGGTTGGGACTTGGGAGGTAAAAAGGTTATCGAAAGTTTATTAAACAAGTAGTAAAAATTTTagagaaaagaaaaagaattaatatttaaatattaatacgcTCGTGATTTACCACGCCTCATTCCTCAAGAAGGTGCTagcagtttgttttttttttttttttttttttagcaaaaaagatgaattaaattaaaaaggtACTTCTCTGTTATTATTCATAGAATTGAGAAGCCTACCTTTTACTTTAATGGGTTTGCCAGGCATGGTGTTCGATGGAGTTTTGCCTCGTTGTTCAACAGTTCCAGAGACCTTAGATCTTTCTTCCAATTCCAATTCAACATCTTCATTCAAGTCACAAGACTTAAACTTCTTGCGTTTATTGCCCTTAGAATGACTTTGTTGTGAAGACCCTAAATCCTTATTATCTTTTGAGGTTGATTTCATTGCGTTTTTCTTGTATTGAGCACAAGCCGATCGACAGTCCATGGTAGGACAATCGTGTTTATCTTGTTTCTGGTGTGAAAATCTTGCAGCATGAAAGAAAGAAGGCTCCTTAGGAATCTCAACATCATTATATTACTCcgtgt
This genomic window from Rutidosis leptorrhynchoides isolate AG116_Rl617_1_P2 chromosome 2, CSIRO_AGI_Rlap_v1, whole genome shotgun sequence contains:
- the LOC139891480 gene encoding probable GABA transporter 2, which produces MEASNTPENKHTQPPDAGAAFVLESKGEWWHAGFHLTTAIVGPTILTLPYALRGLGWGVGLFCLTVMAVVTFYSYYLMSLVLEYCENAGRRHIRFRELAADVLGSGWMYYFVIFIQTTINTGISIGAILLAGECLQIMYSSLSPSGPMKLWEFIAIVTGIMIFLSQLPTFHSLRHVNLGSLILSLGYTSVVVAACIYAVVSKNAPRKDYSLEGSQFSKVMSAFNSISILAAIFGNGIVPEIQATLAPPVRGKMFKGLVMCYSVIFVTFYSAAVSGYLVFGNEANSNILKSLMPDEGPSLAPTWLLGLGVIFVLLQLFAIGLVYSQVAYEIMETKSADINQGIFSRRNLIPRIILRSLYMIFCGFFAAMLPFFGDINGVVGALGFIPLDFILPMLLYNLTYKPSRSSITYRINNTIMVVFTGVGLLGSFSSVRKLALDASKFKLFSNDVVD